In Acinetobacter pittii, one genomic interval encodes:
- the lldD gene encoding FMN-dependent L-lactate dehydrogenase LldD, with translation MIISSGNDYRAAAQRRLPPFLFHYIDGGAYSEYTLKRNVQDLSEIALRQRVLNDMSALSLETKLFNETLSMPVALAPVGLTGMYARRGEVQAAMAADKKGIPFTLSTVSVCPIEEVAPAINRPMWFQLYVLRDRGFMRNALERAKAAGCSTLVFTVDMPVPGARYRDAHSGMSGPNAAMRRYMQSVFHPHWSWNVGLMGRPHDLGNISKYLGKPTGLEDYIGWLGSNFDPSISWKDLEWIREFWDGPMVIKGILDPEDAKDAVRFGADGIVVSNHGGRQLDGVMSSARALPAIADAVKGDLAILADSGIRNGLDVVRMLALGADTVLLGRAFVYALAAAGGQGVSNLLDLIDKEMRVAMTLTGAKSIKDINADCLVQAMKQGF, from the coding sequence ATGATTATTTCTTCTGGCAATGATTATCGTGCTGCGGCACAGCGTCGCTTACCTCCATTCTTATTTCATTACATTGATGGTGGAGCGTATTCGGAATATACCTTAAAGCGTAACGTACAAGATTTGTCAGAAATTGCATTGCGTCAACGTGTGCTCAATGACATGTCAGCGTTAAGTTTAGAGACAAAACTGTTTAACGAAACCTTGTCGATGCCGGTTGCGTTGGCACCAGTTGGTTTAACAGGTATGTATGCGCGTCGTGGTGAAGTGCAGGCCGCGATGGCAGCCGATAAAAAGGGCATTCCATTTACGCTTTCAACGGTTTCTGTTTGTCCGATTGAAGAAGTTGCACCTGCAATTAACCGTCCTATGTGGTTCCAGCTTTATGTATTACGTGACCGTGGTTTTATGCGTAATGCTTTGGAGCGTGCAAAAGCGGCTGGCTGTTCAACACTGGTGTTTACTGTAGATATGCCTGTGCCAGGGGCGCGTTACCGTGATGCTCATTCCGGTATGAGTGGACCAAATGCAGCGATGCGCCGTTATATGCAGTCCGTGTTCCATCCGCATTGGTCATGGAATGTGGGCTTAATGGGGCGTCCACATGACTTGGGCAATATCTCTAAATATTTGGGTAAACCCACTGGGCTTGAAGACTACATCGGCTGGTTAGGCTCGAACTTTGATCCATCGATTTCATGGAAAGACCTTGAGTGGATTCGTGAGTTTTGGGATGGTCCAATGGTGATTAAGGGTATTTTAGACCCTGAAGATGCCAAAGATGCTGTACGTTTTGGTGCAGATGGTATTGTGGTGTCAAACCACGGCGGTCGTCAGTTAGATGGCGTGATGTCGTCTGCTCGTGCATTGCCTGCAATTGCAGATGCCGTTAAAGGTGATTTGGCTATTTTGGCTGACTCAGGCATCCGTAATGGCCTAGATGTCGTGCGTATGTTGGCACTCGGCGCTGATACGGTTTTACTTGGCCGTGCGTTTGTTTATGCCTTGGCAGCAGCAGGTGGGCAAGGCGTGTCGAACCTGCTTGATTTGATTGATAAAGAAATGCGTGTTGCGATGACGCTTACGGGTGCTAAGTCGATTAAGGATATTAATGCGGATTGTTTAGTGCAGGCAATGAAGCAAGGTTTTTAA
- the lldR gene encoding transcriptional regulator LldR: MVMKLQALIEERHMKKGDRLPAERQLATSLGVSRPSLREAIQQLNSQGVLSSRRGDGTYIQQLPEQWPQQLIVNPISNLIEEDPLYRFDVQEARLLLEGGTAWYAALRSTPEDRAKIHHYFNEISRHQNAGDSAQAAVADAEFHLAIAEASHNIVLIQMMRSLFDLLQYNVLLGRKKVYNDPVNGDLLSEQHFQVMDAIDRKDPEAARQAVCGHIEFVINHVRSLDEDEARQKRANRLNRVDSK; encoded by the coding sequence GTGGTCATGAAATTGCAGGCATTAATTGAAGAGCGTCACATGAAAAAAGGTGACCGTTTGCCTGCCGAGCGCCAGCTTGCAACAAGCTTAGGAGTTTCTCGTCCGTCTTTGCGTGAAGCAATTCAGCAGCTCAATAGTCAAGGGGTACTCAGTAGCCGCCGTGGCGATGGAACTTATATTCAGCAGTTACCTGAACAGTGGCCACAGCAACTGATTGTGAACCCAATTAGCAATTTGATTGAAGAAGATCCGCTATACCGTTTTGATGTGCAAGAGGCGCGATTATTACTTGAAGGTGGCACGGCATGGTATGCCGCATTGCGCTCAACGCCTGAAGATCGCGCCAAAATTCATCATTATTTTAATGAAATTAGTCGTCATCAAAATGCGGGTGACTCAGCACAGGCTGCGGTGGCGGATGCTGAGTTTCACTTGGCGATTGCTGAAGCCTCTCACAATATTGTGCTGATTCAAATGATGCGTAGTTTGTTCGATTTGCTGCAATACAACGTCTTGTTAGGGCGTAAGAAAGTTTATAACGACCCCGTAAATGGTGACTTGCTCAGTGAGCAGCATTTTCAGGTGATGGATGCTATTGATCGTAAAGATCCCGAGGCCGCACGCCAAGCTGTCTGCGGTCATATTGAATTTGTGATTAATCATGTGCGTTCTCTGGATGAAGACGAAGCTCGCCAGAAACGTGCAAATCGTTTAAATAGAGTTGATTCAAAATGA
- the lldP gene encoding L-lactate permease, translating into MTMLNMWQQLYDPLNNIWLSSAVALIPIIFFFLALAVFRLKGSIAGTGTVIIALLIALFFYQMPGQMAFASIIYGFFYGLWPISWIIIGAVFLYKISVKTGQFDVIRSSILSITEDQRLQMLLVGFAFGTFLEGAAGFGAPVAITAALLVGLGFKPLYAAGLCLIVNTAPVAFGAMGIPIIVAGQVSGVDTMEISQMVGRQLPFLTLIVLFWIMAIMDGWRGVKETWPAVVVGGGSFAIAQYLTSNFIGPELPDITAAIASLVSLTLLFRVWKPKHIFRFEAEAGQNLTQQPTTVQRYSIGKIVKAWSPFAILTVMVTIWSVKPFKALFAKDGALEHWIFKLEVPYLHKLVEKMPPIVAEMKPYEAIYKFDWFSATGTAIFIAAIITAIFLKMKASEAVMTFGETLNELKTPIYSIGMVLAFAFIANYSGLSATLALALSHTGHAFTFFSPFLGWLGVFLTGSDTSSNALFSALQATTAQQIGIPEVLLVAANTSGGVTGKMISPQSIAIACAAVGLVGKESDLFRFTVKHSIIFTVFVGIIITVQAYLVPWMIP; encoded by the coding sequence ATGACAATGCTCAATATGTGGCAACAACTTTATGACCCTTTAAATAATATTTGGCTGTCCAGTGCGGTTGCATTAATCCCGATTATTTTCTTCTTTTTAGCATTGGCTGTTTTTCGTTTAAAAGGCAGTATTGCCGGTACAGGCACAGTCATTATTGCATTATTGATTGCGCTCTTTTTCTATCAAATGCCGGGTCAAATGGCCTTTGCATCCATTATTTATGGTTTCTTCTATGGTCTATGGCCAATTTCATGGATCATTATCGGGGCAGTTTTTCTATATAAAATTTCGGTAAAAACAGGACAATTTGACGTTATTCGTTCAAGCATTTTGTCGATTACCGAAGACCAACGTCTGCAAATGTTACTGGTTGGGTTTGCCTTTGGTACTTTCTTAGAAGGGGCTGCTGGCTTTGGTGCTCCAGTTGCGATTACCGCTGCACTCCTTGTTGGTTTAGGCTTTAAACCACTTTACGCTGCTGGTTTATGTTTGATCGTAAATACAGCACCAGTGGCATTCGGTGCAATGGGTATTCCAATTATTGTGGCAGGACAGGTTTCTGGTGTAGACACCATGGAAATTAGCCAGATGGTGGGTCGTCAGTTGCCGTTTTTAACGCTAATCGTGCTGTTCTGGATTATGGCGATTATGGACGGCTGGCGTGGTGTTAAGGAAACTTGGCCTGCGGTAGTTGTCGGTGGTGGTTCGTTTGCGATTGCTCAGTATCTGACATCTAACTTTATTGGTCCTGAGTTACCAGATATTACCGCAGCAATTGCGTCATTGGTGAGCCTGACTTTACTATTCCGCGTTTGGAAACCCAAACATATTTTCCGTTTTGAAGCTGAAGCAGGTCAAAATTTGACTCAGCAACCTACCACGGTTCAACGTTATAGCATTGGCAAAATTGTAAAGGCATGGTCTCCATTTGCCATCTTAACAGTGATGGTCACCATTTGGAGTGTTAAACCATTTAAAGCTTTATTTGCAAAAGATGGTGCTCTTGAGCACTGGATTTTTAAACTTGAAGTGCCGTATTTACATAAATTGGTCGAAAAAATGCCACCGATTGTGGCAGAGATGAAGCCATACGAAGCGATTTATAAGTTTGACTGGTTCTCTGCAACAGGTACGGCAATTTTTATTGCTGCAATCATCACTGCTATTTTCTTGAAAATGAAAGCAAGTGAGGCAGTAATGACTTTTGGTGAAACACTCAATGAGCTGAAAACACCGATTTACTCGATTGGTATGGTGTTGGCTTTTGCTTTTATTGCGAACTATTCGGGTTTATCTGCAACTTTAGCTTTGGCTCTATCGCATACGGGTCATGCGTTTACTTTCTTCTCGCCGTTTTTGGGTTGGCTTGGTGTATTCCTTACGGGTTCAGATACATCTTCAAATGCTTTGTTCTCGGCACTACAGGCGACTACGGCTCAGCAAATTGGTATTCCGGAAGTGTTGCTTGTAGCAGCGAATACCAGCGGTGGTGTAACGGGTAAGATGATTTCTCCCCAGTCGATTGCCATTGCTTGTGCAGCGGTAGGGTTAGTTGGAAAAGAATCTGACTTGTTCCGTTTCACGGTAAAACATAGCATCATATTCACTGTCTTTGTTGGCATCATTATTACGGTTCAGGCTTATCTGGTTCCGTGGATGATTCCATAA
- the manB gene encoding phosphomannomutase CpsG — MTTLTCFKAYDIRGKLGTELNEEIAYKIGRAYGQIYKPKTVVVGCDIRLSSEDLKQATIRGLNDAGVNVLDLGMTGTEEVYFAAFHLDVQGGIEVTASHNPMDYNGMKLVRENARPISADTGLKEIQALAETNNFEEVSQKGTTQSYNILPEFVDHLITYIEPAKIRPLKLVVNAGNGAAGHVIDAIEEKFKALNVPVEFIKIHHEADGTFPNGIPNPILIENRDSTRNAVIEHKADMGIAWDGDFDRCFLFDEKGQFIEGYYIVGLLAQAFLIKQSGEKIVHDPRLVWNTFDIVNEYKGIAVQSKSGHAFIKDVMREHNAVYGGEMSAHHYFRDFAYCDSGMIPWLLTIALLSETGQSLSTLVENMITKFPCSGEINFKVANTQITIQKIFDFYADQNPQIDRTDGVSLDFGAWRFNVRASNTEPLLRLNIESRADRQAQPMQHYIDELTGLIKG, encoded by the coding sequence ATGACTACTTTAACGTGTTTTAAAGCTTATGATATCCGAGGCAAACTCGGCACCGAATTGAATGAAGAAATCGCCTATAAAATTGGCCGCGCTTACGGACAAATCTATAAACCAAAGACTGTTGTTGTAGGTTGTGATATTCGTCTAAGCAGTGAGGATTTAAAACAAGCGACCATCCGCGGTTTAAATGATGCGGGTGTCAATGTGCTTGACTTAGGCATGACGGGTACTGAAGAAGTTTACTTCGCCGCTTTCCATTTAGATGTACAAGGCGGTATTGAAGTTACTGCTAGTCATAACCCAATGGACTATAACGGTATGAAATTGGTTCGAGAAAATGCTCGTCCAATTAGTGCAGATACAGGTCTAAAAGAAATTCAGGCTTTAGCAGAAACCAATAACTTTGAAGAAGTTAGCCAAAAAGGTACAACGCAAAGTTATAACATTTTGCCCGAGTTCGTTGATCATTTAATTACCTATATTGAACCTGCAAAAATCCGTCCCCTTAAATTGGTGGTAAACGCAGGTAATGGTGCAGCTGGTCATGTCATTGATGCCATTGAAGAAAAATTTAAAGCGCTTAACGTACCTGTTGAATTTATTAAAATTCACCATGAAGCAGATGGTACGTTTCCAAATGGGATTCCTAACCCAATTTTAATTGAAAACCGTGACAGTACCCGAAATGCTGTAATTGAACATAAAGCCGATATGGGAATTGCATGGGATGGCGATTTTGACCGCTGTTTCTTGTTCGATGAAAAAGGTCAGTTCATTGAAGGCTACTATATTGTTGGTCTATTGGCTCAAGCTTTCTTGATTAAACAGTCAGGCGAAAAAATTGTTCATGACCCACGTTTAGTGTGGAACACATTTGATATCGTCAATGAATACAAAGGTATCGCGGTACAGTCAAAATCTGGTCATGCATTCATTAAAGACGTTATGCGCGAACACAATGCTGTATACGGCGGTGAAATGAGTGCCCATCACTATTTCCGTGACTTTGCTTACTGTGATAGCGGCATGATTCCTTGGTTACTCACCATTGCCCTACTCTCTGAAACAGGACAATCTCTTTCAACCCTAGTTGAAAATATGATTACCAAGTTTCCTTGCAGTGGTGAAATCAACTTTAAAGTAGCTAATACACAGATCACTATTCAAAAGATTTTCGATTTCTATGCTGATCAAAATCCACAAATTGATCGTACCGATGGTGTAAGCCTCGACTTTGGCGCATGGCGTTTTAACGTCCGCGCTTCAAATACTGAACCCTTATTACGTCTCAATATTGAAAGTCGTGCAGACCGCCAAGCTCAGCCAATGCAACATTATATAGATGAGTTAACTGGGCTGATTAAAGGTTAA
- a CDS encoding acyltransferase family protein: MNNSFRYDINGLRAYAVILVVLFHFGILGFSGGFIGVDIFFVISGFLMTKIITDQIQSKKFSLIKFYLARGIRILPALLFLTFIIAIIGWFILIPEEYKNYVKHAFSSINFLSNLIYYKESGDYFSIDTHNKILLHTWSLSVEWQFYIILPIILIFFSKISKSKNIFGLLIVGSFILSLILSYIITQKNQMFSFYMIPTRAWEMLAGGLVYLYCSKINLSQTNKYILEFLGFSFIIVSLILFKSTSPWPSINATLPVIGTMLIIISNNQNSLLTKPKLFQFFGNSSYSIYLWHWPIVFFLSYLSIHSPLSTTIAIILSVFLGWLSYHLIEKTTRKKLSKLSILKSYSILIFTILCLSIVYIYIYKKEGFPDRASKQYIEKTALIKYPFPESGWCFYSVDNIDSLAVGPQGLQCHIGSTKKTAKSVLLFGDSYAGHNIPFWDIIGKKEDLNINSITTNWCYPSLDTGFTGPKSSRAYQQCLINRKFLKENFKKYDAIILAGRWATIYSDPKQVDELQYLIKLINRADIPLIIMASPYYFGQNIGNIYKRSVWLDTQFQMPLTLNQNTDMDANTANHKLQDFTKEFSNILYLSRDDLYAKGHIDSNSIPYSVDGGHISIHGSQTSAHFFMNTPTFLKFHKMMNEINSTY, translated from the coding sequence ATGAACAATAGTTTTCGATATGACATAAATGGTCTAAGAGCATATGCTGTTATATTAGTAGTTCTATTCCATTTCGGAATTTTAGGATTTTCTGGTGGCTTTATTGGTGTAGATATATTTTTTGTTATTTCAGGTTTCTTAATGACAAAGATTATTACAGACCAAATTCAAAGCAAAAAGTTTTCTTTAATAAAATTTTATCTAGCTCGTGGTATCAGAATTTTACCAGCATTATTATTTTTAACTTTTATTATTGCGATTATTGGTTGGTTTATTTTAATTCCTGAAGAGTATAAAAATTATGTTAAGCATGCATTTTCTAGTATAAATTTTTTATCAAATCTTATATATTATAAGGAATCAGGTGATTATTTTTCCATAGATACTCACAATAAAATACTATTACACACTTGGTCCCTATCTGTCGAATGGCAATTTTATATAATTTTACCAATTATCTTAATATTTTTTTCAAAGATTTCAAAAAGTAAAAATATATTCGGTTTGCTTATTGTTGGCAGTTTTATTCTGTCACTTATATTATCATATATAATAACTCAAAAAAACCAAATGTTTTCTTTCTATATGATTCCAACAAGAGCTTGGGAAATGCTCGCTGGAGGATTAGTATATTTATACTGTTCAAAAATAAATTTATCACAGACTAATAAATATATTTTAGAATTTTTAGGATTTTCTTTTATTATTGTTAGTTTAATTCTATTTAAATCAACTTCACCATGGCCGAGTATAAATGCTACTCTTCCTGTTATTGGTACAATGTTAATTATTATATCAAATAATCAAAACTCTTTATTAACAAAACCGAAATTATTCCAATTCTTTGGAAACTCCTCATACTCTATATATCTATGGCATTGGCCAATAGTTTTTTTCCTAAGCTATTTATCTATTCATTCTCCTTTAAGTACTACTATTGCCATTATTTTATCTGTTTTTTTAGGATGGCTTAGTTATCACTTAATTGAAAAAACCACTCGTAAAAAACTTTCAAAACTATCTATATTAAAATCATACTCAATATTAATTTTTACCATTCTTTGTTTAAGTATAGTTTATATTTACATATATAAAAAAGAAGGATTTCCTGATAGAGCATCTAAACAATATATTGAAAAAACAGCTCTTATAAAATATCCTTTCCCTGAATCAGGTTGGTGCTTCTACAGTGTTGATAATATTGACTCCTTAGCAGTCGGACCACAAGGGCTCCAATGCCATATTGGTTCAACTAAAAAAACTGCTAAATCAGTATTATTATTTGGAGATTCTTATGCGGGTCATAATATTCCTTTTTGGGATATTATTGGAAAAAAAGAAGACCTCAATATTAATTCAATTACCACAAACTGGTGCTACCCTAGTCTAGATACAGGGTTTACAGGTCCTAAAAGTTCACGTGCATATCAACAATGCCTAATTAATAGAAAGTTTTTAAAAGAAAATTTCAAGAAGTATGATGCCATAATTTTAGCAGGAAGATGGGCAACTATTTATAGTGACCCTAAACAAGTTGATGAATTGCAATACTTAATTAAATTAATCAACCGAGCTGATATACCGCTAATTATTATGGCCTCACCATATTATTTTGGACAAAATATAGGCAATATTTATAAACGCTCAGTATGGTTAGATACTCAGTTCCAAATGCCATTAACCCTCAATCAAAATACTGATATGGATGCAAATACAGCTAATCACAAATTACAGGATTTCACGAAAGAATTTAGTAATATTCTTTATTTATCACGAGATGACCTTTATGCAAAAGGCCATATAGATAGTAACAGTATTCCATATTCTGTTGATGGTGGCCATATCAGTATCCATGGTTCACAAACTTCTGCACATTTTTTTATGAATACACCCACATTTCTTAAGTTTCATAAAATGATGAATGAAATTAATAGCACTTATTAA
- a CDS encoding acyltransferase translates to MLNIQYYLLTFFLIFFFFSLPIPVYNKNKIILKNQNSINGVRGLLASLVMFSHLFKDLTLYQGIKWKYDKDYYELIGWGNQALNTGKIGVAIFFMISGYLFYRLLLKQENKLNIKNFFYNRFTRIYPLYFFAISFCTLYLLSTTQYNFDFQILEKLLSWFLFLGPYDGLRIVDMTHGVEWTLKLEILLYISIPILFYIFSKTQNLYLRHFFIISSIVTIFIIGYILRVYGKVYIDPRAALCFYIGYIALEIKKQKTKVLYSFFNGKFAALLSILLFISAFFISSHNFLYFYLIFSCGFLFISLACDNNLFGLLSAQPLQVMGEISYSIYLLHGIVLYFFINLLNYFEVKNIYILLILIPSYFYCVYTLSTITFLQIEKRFHK, encoded by the coding sequence ATGTTAAATATACAGTATTATTTACTAACATTTTTTCTTATATTTTTCTTTTTTTCCTTGCCCATCCCAGTTTACAATAAAAATAAAATTATATTAAAAAATCAGAATTCAATTAATGGTGTACGTGGCCTTTTAGCCTCTCTAGTTATGTTTAGTCATTTATTCAAAGATTTAACTTTATACCAAGGAATCAAATGGAAATATGATAAAGATTATTACGAATTAATAGGATGGGGAAATCAAGCTCTAAATACAGGAAAGATTGGTGTTGCTATATTTTTTATGATATCTGGATATCTATTCTACCGCCTACTATTAAAACAGGAAAATAAATTAAATATTAAAAATTTTTTTTACAACCGCTTTACTCGAATCTATCCTTTATACTTTTTTGCAATATCATTCTGTACATTATATCTACTAAGCACAACACAATATAATTTTGATTTTCAAATATTAGAAAAATTATTAAGTTGGTTTTTATTTTTAGGTCCTTATGATGGCTTAAGAATAGTAGACATGACACATGGTGTAGAATGGACTCTTAAACTAGAAATTTTATTATATATATCAATTCCAATATTATTTTATATTTTTTCAAAAACTCAAAACTTATATTTAAGACACTTTTTTATTATATCTTCAATAGTAACTATATTTATCATTGGATATATATTAAGAGTTTATGGTAAAGTTTACATCGACCCACGTGCAGCTTTGTGTTTTTATATAGGATATATAGCACTAGAAATCAAAAAACAAAAAACTAAGGTTTTATATTCATTTTTTAATGGAAAGTTTGCGGCTTTATTATCCATCCTATTGTTTATTTCTGCATTTTTTATAAGTTCTCATAATTTTTTATATTTTTATCTAATATTTAGTTGTGGTTTTCTATTTATAAGTTTGGCTTGTGATAATAACTTATTTGGTTTACTCAGTGCTCAACCATTACAAGTAATGGGAGAAATTAGCTATAGCATCTATTTACTACATGGAATAGTCTTATACTTCTTTATTAACCTTCTTAATTATTTCGAAGTCAAAAATATCTATATTTTACTAATTCTGATACCTAGCTACTTCTACTGTGTCTATACATTATCTACTATTACATTTCTTCAAATAGAAAAAAGATTCCACAAATAA
- the galE gene encoding UDP-glucose 4-epimerase GalE, whose amino-acid sequence MAKILVTGGAGYIGSHTCVELLQAGHEVIVFDNLSNSSEESLTRVQDITQKSLVFVQGDIRNANELDRVFQDHSIDAVIHFAGLKAVGESQEKPLIYFDNNIAGSIQLVKSMEKAGVYTLVFSSSATVYDEANISPLNEDMPTGMPSNNYGYTKLIVEQLLQKLSDSNSKWSIALLRYFNPVGAHKSGRIGEDPQGIPNNLMPYVTQVAVGRREKLSIYGNDYNTVDGTGVRDYIHVVDLANAHLCALNNRLEVSGCRAWNIGTGNGSSVLQVKNTFEQVNGVPVAFEFAPRRAGDVATSFADNARAVAELGWQPQYGLEDMLKDSWNWQKQNSNGYET is encoded by the coding sequence ATGGCTAAAATCCTAGTTACTGGTGGTGCTGGTTATATTGGTTCACATACCTGTGTAGAGCTTTTACAGGCTGGTCATGAAGTGATTGTTTTTGACAATCTTTCAAACAGTTCTGAAGAGTCTTTAACGAGAGTCCAAGATATCACACAAAAGAGTTTAGTTTTTGTTCAGGGTGATATTCGTAATGCAAATGAACTTGATCGCGTGTTTCAAGATCATTCAATTGATGCTGTAATTCACTTCGCAGGTTTAAAGGCAGTAGGTGAAAGTCAGGAAAAACCGCTGATTTATTTTGATAATAATATTGCTGGTAGTATTCAACTCGTTAAGTCGATGGAAAAAGCAGGTGTCTATACGCTTGTGTTTAGCTCTTCTGCGACAGTATATGACGAGGCCAATATATCTCCATTAAATGAAGATATGCCAACAGGTATGCCAAGTAATAACTATGGCTATACTAAACTGATAGTTGAGCAATTATTGCAAAAGCTATCAGATTCAAATTCTAAATGGTCGATAGCTTTACTACGTTATTTTAACCCAGTTGGTGCACATAAGAGTGGCCGTATTGGTGAAGACCCACAAGGTATTCCAAATAATTTAATGCCTTATGTGACTCAAGTTGCTGTAGGTCGCCGTGAAAAGCTATCTATTTATGGTAACGACTACAATACTGTAGATGGGACTGGGGTACGTGACTATATCCATGTCGTCGATTTGGCGAATGCACATTTATGTGCTCTAAATAATCGATTAGAAGTGTCAGGTTGCCGTGCATGGAATATTGGCACAGGTAATGGTTCATCAGTTTTGCAAGTTAAAAATACATTTGAGCAAGTTAACGGTGTGCCTGTTGCTTTTGAGTTTGCACCACGTCGAGCAGGCGATGTAGCAACATCCTTTGCCGATAACGCTCGCGCAGTTGCTGAGCTAGGTTGGCAGCCGCAATATGGTTTAGAAGATATGCTTAAGGATAGTTGGAATTGGCAGAAGCAAAATTCCAATGGATATGAAACTTAA
- the pgi gene encoding glucose-6-phosphate isomerase has protein sequence MSKSIEKFPKELVSPLLKLQLMGEKNSKLHIKELFASEPDRFQQYSIKFDPLVFDYSKHRVTKDILEQLTALAKTKQLNQWIERLFSQDKVNCTEQRAAMHWALRLPVDYSRFPELTAQVHSQLQRMYALVEKIHAGQYRGATGEVIQDVVNIGVGGSDLGPQMVTHALSDFKVKTAKPLNVHFVSTMDGSQLSELLHQLRPETTLFIISSKSFGTIDTLSNAQTVRQWLEKTLGTHARVLKSHFVGVSTKADKMTEWGIAPENQLLLWDWVGGRYSLWSCIGLPIALSIGVEGFQQLLAGAHAVDEHFQNTSYEQNIPVLMGLLGVWNNNFLNIQTHAVLPYDGRLKYFAAYLQQLEMESNGKSVQRDGQKVELDTCPIVWGEVGPNAQHAFYQLLHQGTQAVSCDFIAPVQRYNADHFTYVENAEALVEQHHLALSNCLAQSRLLAFGNDALDSTELEKLPIYKQYEGNQPSSTLLLKELNPYSLGMLIALYEHKVFVQSVIWNINPFDQWGVEKGKQIADQLLPILNGVQNDLSSLDASTRGLIKILLGKVDG, from the coding sequence ATGAGTAAATCTATCGAGAAATTTCCTAAAGAGTTGGTTTCACCTTTACTAAAATTACAGTTAATGGGTGAGAAGAATTCAAAGTTACACATAAAAGAATTGTTCGCTTCAGAACCAGATCGCTTTCAACAATATTCTATAAAATTTGATCCATTAGTTTTTGATTATAGTAAGCATCGTGTTACTAAAGACATTTTGGAACAATTGACTGCTCTTGCGAAAACTAAACAATTAAATCAATGGATAGAGCGTCTTTTTTCACAAGATAAAGTAAATTGTACGGAGCAACGTGCAGCAATGCATTGGGCACTACGCTTGCCAGTTGACTATTCGAGGTTTCCAGAGTTAACGGCTCAAGTCCATAGCCAGTTACAACGTATGTATGCCTTAGTGGAAAAGATTCATGCTGGTCAATATCGCGGTGCAACCGGTGAAGTGATTCAAGATGTTGTGAACATTGGTGTGGGTGGTTCTGATTTAGGGCCACAAATGGTCACCCATGCGTTGTCAGATTTTAAAGTGAAAACGGCTAAACCTTTAAATGTTCACTTTGTATCGACTATGGATGGTAGTCAGTTGTCGGAGTTGCTCCACCAACTTCGTCCAGAAACAACACTATTTATTATTTCTTCAAAATCTTTTGGAACGATTGATACTTTATCAAATGCCCAAACGGTACGACAGTGGCTTGAAAAAACTTTGGGAACACATGCCCGGGTTCTAAAAAGTCATTTTGTTGGAGTATCAACAAAAGCAGATAAAATGACTGAATGGGGAATTGCCCCAGAAAATCAATTACTGCTTTGGGACTGGGTAGGTGGCCGTTACTCATTGTGGTCATGCATTGGTTTACCTATTGCGTTGAGTATCGGGGTTGAAGGTTTTCAGCAACTCTTAGCTGGTGCTCATGCAGTAGATGAACATTTTCAAAATACAAGTTATGAGCAAAATATTCCTGTTTTAATGGGATTATTAGGCGTTTGGAACAATAATTTTTTAAATATTCAAACTCATGCCGTATTGCCTTATGATGGTCGATTAAAGTATTTCGCTGCTTATTTACAGCAGCTTGAAATGGAATCTAATGGTAAATCGGTACAACGTGACGGTCAAAAAGTCGAACTCGATACATGCCCAATTGTATGGGGTGAAGTTGGACCAAATGCTCAACATGCCTTCTATCAATTATTACACCAAGGAACTCAAGCAGTAAGCTGTGATTTTATTGCGCCAGTCCAACGCTATAACGCTGACCATTTTACCTATGTTGAAAATGCAGAGGCTTTAGTCGAGCAGCATCATCTTGCATTATCGAATTGTTTGGCCCAATCAAGATTATTGGCCTTTGGTAATGACGCTTTAGACTCAACTGAATTAGAAAAACTGCCGATTTACAAGCAATATGAAGGTAACCAACCGAGTTCAACCCTGTTATTGAAAGAGTTGAATCCATATAGTTTGGGAATGTTAATTGCTTTATATGAGCATAAAGTTTTTGTGCAGTCTGTAATTTGGAATATTAACCCGTTTGATCAATGGGGTGTCGAAAAAGGCAAGCAGATTGCTGATCAGCTATTACCTATTTTAAATGGGGTTCAAAATGATCTTTCATCATTAGATGCCTCAACACGTGGATTAATTAAAATATTATTAGGAAAAGTAGATGGCTAA